Within Candidatus Woesearchaeota archaeon, the genomic segment GATGTAGTAGAACAATTATTTACTTGTTCAACTAAAGATTATATCTTATTATTTACAAATAAAGGAAAAGCTCACTGGTTAAAAGCCTATCATATACCCACTGGAACAAGGTATGCAAAAGGAAAAGCTCTAATTAATTTAATTAAATTAGACCAAGGTGAACGTGTAACTTCAACTATTCCAATTAAAAGTTTTGACAAAGGTTATATTGTAATGATTACTAAAAAAGGTTTAATTAAAAAATGTTTCATAGACTTATTTGCTAATCCAAGATCAGGTGGAATTATAGCAATAAAACTTCGTGACAATGATGAATTAGTTAATGTTATTTTTACAGATGGATACAAAAAATTAATACTCGCAACTGCTAATGGTATGGCTATAAGATTTGATGAAATAGACGCCAAACCAATTGGAAGAACTGCAATGGGTGTTAGAGCAATCTCTTTAAAAGGAGATGATGATGTTGTTTCAGCCTCTATCTCAGAAGATAATACTACTGTTTTAACTATATGTGAAAATGGATTCGGAAAAAGAAGTCCAATTGAAGATTATAGACTAATCAAAAGAGGCGGTTCTGGAGTTATTAACATAAAAACAACTGACAGAAATGGTAAAGTTGTTGGTATGGTCACAGTAACAGATGAAGATGAGGTCATGTTTATTACCTCAAAAGGTGTAATTATAAGAACACCTGTAAAAGGCATTTCAACTATTGGAAGAAACACAGCAGGAGTTAAATTAATGAACTCTAAATCCAATGATAAAGTAGTAAGTGTAACTAAAATTGCTAAAGAAGATTAAACAATTAACTTTTCTGCAACAATCAAAAACTCAGAAACTAGTTTTATAGTTCTTTCAACTTCATTCTTGGCATAATCTTTTTTTTCAAGCCCATAATTAATTTCATGTCTTTCGAGTCTTAAAATATTTAGTTCATTTATAAATTTCATTTCAATCTTATTAGAATACGCTTCTTTTATATAAACCAAAATTGCATAATGGCTTCTTTCTTTAAATCCATCCTTAAAAAGTATTGCTCTTGAAGAATGAAACATAGCAGAATACGCATTAGAAACTGCATCTTCCATCATTTCAAGTTCAAAAAGTTTATTTGCTTTTTTTATTTTTTCCTTTGCAATTGCTAAAGAACTTCCAGGAAATATAAAATAATAGATTTTGAAAAGATAAAAGAAATGGGATATAGAAAAAATGTCTCTTTGTCTATTCATCTTTTTTTTAGAAAAGATATAAACCTCAACCTTTTTGCGAATATAGCCAATGGAATTAAGCTTCAAGGATTCCTTGAGGTCTCCCAATGAGAATAAAAAGACCGGACTATAAGGAGGCTACAAGTATTGCTTTAGAAGCAGAAAGACAAATGAATTATACCTTAAGTTTACAAGTTAATGATTTGTCTGCGTTTACAATAGTAAGAAATATTTATGAATGTTTTAGAATGCTTGGAGATGCATTGTTGATGATTAAAGGAATAAAAAGCAAAGATCATCTTGAAGCAATAAATGAAATTACAAAACTACACCTTAATACCAACAGACCAATAAGCGCAATAGACAATCTAAGAAGATTAAGGCACAATATAAATTATTATGGTTATCATTCAAGCATAGAAGAAGCACAGGATATATTAGATTTTGCAAAAGCTTGTTTTAATCCTGTCGTGAATGAAGTCAGAAAAAAATTATAATTACTCGACTAAGTTTCCATATCCAATTAATCTAAACCTATTTCCAATTCTTCTTGAAATAGTTATTCTATCTTCTTTATTGCAACAAATAGGTAACTTTAATTTTAACTTAAAATAATCTTTTCTTTGTTCAATTACTATACCAACAGTAGCAGATGAATTAACATTAAGCATTAAAATTTCAGCTCTTTTTACTGGCTCTACAACAGTTTCTTCTTTTACACCAACAACTCTTTCAAGTAAAATTATTTTTAAATTTATTTCCTCTCTTGTCTCAGGCATCTTACCTTCAACACCAACTATACTTCCAATCAAAGTATCTGATTTTACAATAGAAGGATCCAATAATGTCAAAAGTGCAGAACTTCCACCAGGATGAATTTCTTTTATATCTTCTTCTCCTGTTCTTAAACCAACGATTTTGGTTTTCAAAGGTTCCCAGAAAACTCTGCCTTGCCTTTCAACTTTTCTTCCAGGCTTTATAATTATAGTATCATCAATTTTAAATTTTCCTTGTTTTAATGCTCCACCTAAAACTCCTCCAAACAATTTTTCTATTTTTGAACCAGGTCTATTAATATCAAAAGACCTTGCAACAAAGAATAAAGGTTCTTTACTATCCTCTCTCTTTGGAGTTTTAAAAGTTTCTTGTATAGCATTAATTAATTTGTCAATATTAATATTAAATTGTGCAGATATAGGAATAATAGGGGACTTTTCAGCAATTGTTCCCTTAACAAATTCTTTTATTTGTTTGTAGTTTTTAATTGCATCTTCTTTAGAAACCAAATCAATTTTATTTTGAACTATGATTATATTTTTTAAACCAATTA encodes:
- a CDS encoding translation initiation factor IF-2 subunit gamma; the encoded protein is MPKQDKIIQPEINIGLVGHVDHGKTTLVSKLSGKWTDTHSEEIKRGITIRLGYANASIYECKKCKKFVTRAKCPDCGSDAVFVRKVSFIDAPGHETLMATMLSGAAIMDAALLLVSAEEICPQPQTKEHLTALEIIGLKNIIIVQNKIDLVSKEDAIKNYKQIKEFVKGTIAEKSPIIPISAQFNINIDKLINAIQETFKTPKREDSKEPLFFVARSFDINRPGSKIEKLFGGVLGGALKQGKFKIDDTIIIKPGRKVERQGRVFWEPLKTKIVGLRTGEEDIKEIHPGGSSALLTLLDPSIVKSDTLIGSIVGVEGKMPETREEINLKIILLERVVGVKEETVVEPVKRAEILMLNVNSSATVGIVIEQRKDYFKLKLKLPICCNKEDRITISRRIGNRFRLIGYGNLVE
- a CDS encoding HEPN domain-containing protein; protein product: MNRQRDIFSISHFFYLFKIYYFIFPGSSLAIAKEKIKKANKLFELEMMEDAVSNAYSAMFHSSRAILFKDGFKERSHYAILVYIKEAYSNKIEMKFINELNILRLERHEINYGLEKKDYAKNEVERTIKLVSEFLIVAEKLIV